The following proteins are encoded in a genomic region of bacterium:
- a CDS encoding diguanylate cyclase, whose amino-acid sequence MQITKDDLEEKLNNLSLLYKKTEVFFSFLDIDELALEIVKKAKEFLGVEICSLMLKTDDALYIAAAIGLANDIIQQTKIKLGKGISGWVAKTGEPLLIKDIEKDKRVRKKHQSKYHTKSLLSVPLKKDNNVLGVLNLNNKKTKEIFNEDDLKLAAILANQASLAIDRIQLIQQEDEQKSMVKKRTQELNSLYHLGIRLSSSLNYIELIQILEEELHKIFYSPIILLMLFWEGIKKVIISSQYRITDTMIERVKNELTHKLSLFYDEEVNLDSFEFTIHQKGKILPVSKKELAQPMATSLLLPLVSADNVIGVISLGNNISQHPFTKEDLRLFNIIAHHGAVAIEQALLHKRVEELAITDGLTGLFNHRHFQECLDTEIKQSHRYGAPFSLIMLDIDDFKDYNDTYGHVEGDAALVKMAKVMEESLREVDIIARYGGEEFVVILPQTDNKAAYLAANRLRVAVKRTKFIQDSSLTISLGVATYPQHGAQKMELIRKVDEALYHAKSRGKNQVCIAA is encoded by the coding sequence ATGCAAATAACAAAGGATGATTTAGAGGAGAAATTAAATAATCTTTCTTTACTTTACAAAAAGACGGAAGTTTTCTTCTCTTTCTTAGACATAGACGAGTTGGCATTAGAAATAGTTAAGAAGGCAAAGGAATTTTTAGGGGTAGAGATTTGCTCTTTAATGCTTAAAACAGACGATGCCCTATACATTGCCGCCGCAATAGGTTTAGCGAATGATATAATCCAACAGACAAAAATAAAATTAGGTAAGGGTATATCAGGCTGGGTAGCTAAAACAGGTGAGCCACTACTAATCAAAGATATAGAAAAGGATAAAAGAGTCAGGAAAAAACACCAGTCCAAATACCATACCAAATCTTTATTATCAGTGCCACTTAAAAAAGATAATAATGTCCTGGGCGTACTTAACCTGAATAATAAGAAAACTAAAGAGATTTTTAATGAGGATGATTTAAAATTAGCGGCTATATTAGCTAATCAGGCAAGTTTGGCAATCGATAGAATTCAACTCATACAACAGGAAGATGAGCAAAAGAGTATGGTAAAAAAGAGGACTCAAGAGTTAAATTCATTGTATCACTTAGGCATCAGATTAAGTTCTTCACTTAATTATATTGAGCTAATACAAATCCTTGAGGAGGAATTACATAAGATTTTTTATTCACCAATAATACTCTTGATGCTATTTTGGGAAGGGATAAAGAAGGTAATTATCAGCAGCCAATATCGAATTACAGATACGATGATTGAAAGGGTTAAAAATGAGCTAACACATAAATTATCACTATTTTATGATGAAGAGGTAAATTTAGATAGTTTTGAGTTTACTATACATCAAAAAGGGAAAATTCTACCTGTGTCTAAAAAGGAATTAGCTCAACCTATGGCAACTTCATTACTTCTACCGTTAGTCTCAGCAGATAATGTAATTGGGGTAATTAGTTTAGGAAATAATATATCACAACATCCTTTTACCAAAGAAGACCTGAGGTTATTCAATATTATTGCTCATCATGGGGCTGTAGCTATTGAGCAGGCATTATTGCATAAAAGGGTGGAGGAGTTAGCTATTACTGATGGCTTAACTGGATTATTTAATCATCGCCATTTTCAAGAATGTCTGGATACAGAAATTAAACAATCTCACCGCTATGGTGCACCGTTTTCGTTAATTATGTTGGATATAGATGATTTTAAGGATTATAATGATACCTATGGACATGTAGAGGGTGATGCGGCATTAGTAAAGATGGCGAAGGTGATGGAAGAGAGCTTAAGGGAAGTAGATATTATTGCTCGTTATGGTGGGGAGGAATTTGTTGTCATTTTACCTCAGACGGATAATAAAGCGGCTTACTTAGCTGCTAATCGACTACGAGTAGCTGTAAAACGAACGAAGTTTATACAAGACTCTTCTCTTACTATTAGTCTTGGTGTAGCTACTTATCCACAACACGGTGCCCAAAAGATGGAATTAATTAGGAAGGTTGATGAGGCGTTGTATCATGCTAAA